The DNA segment TGTGTTTTACATGTGATTTGCAAAGTCCAAATGTCATTGAAGTAAGTCCTTACATAAGAAAGCCAATGGCCTAGTCTGCCTTGTGACATAACGTGCTGTAGTGAATGTATGTTAACAACCCCATTCAGACTCTTGTGGTCCAGGTAAATGAGGAAAAGAGGGGAGTGGCCGATTATTCTGGTTAAAGTGCAAAAGGGCACTGTGTCAATAGGGCAATATAAAATGACAAGACTCAAAATATAAAGGTTAACTCTTCCTTGCAATTTGGTTTCTTTTCAAGAGCATTTTCGATAATATTTAGAAaggaaaaactgtatttttctcaGTGGAAGGCGCACTAAAGGACCTTTATTTTCCCCCAAACtgtcatttattgttttttatgattgtattcaaattgtttttaaagacCCCTAAGTTATTATAAACAAGTAAAATTACTTTACAgtctgaaaaatattgaaaattttaAGTCTGCCTTAATTAGAGGGTTAGTTTACATTTAATACAATACATTAACTCTTAATACTGCTAATACTATTTTTCCCAGTTATTATGAACATGGCTGTCAGTATGGGTTTGTTTTAGagtatttaaaaatggattgcgCTTtggaagtatttaaaaaaatattttgcatttatcgCAACATCAGCAATTACAATTTTGCACAGATTAAATAATCAGTTTACAAAAACCAATTGAACAAGATTGACATTCACATACCTGTTCTTCTCCATCTCATTGTGCGTAGACCTGTGGAGATAAAGCCAGAACGTGAACAACCCCTTTTTCAGGTCATTAACACAGCCTATAACTGCTTTCTGTGGGGGTGTGCAAAAGAAATGGATTGAGCAAAACTGTGAGGGGGAAAATATAGCTGGCAGAGGCGGCTGTTTTtactttcaaaagaaaatgaagggAAAGAAGACGGCTTTTATAAAGCCGGCAGGTCACTGACTCATGGAAACGTGTTCTTTTTAAGCACAGTGCATGTGAGGAGGTGGTGGCAGTAACCAGAAACATTTGCCTTAGACTTTGCCCCTGTATATAATATTTTCTCATTATTCACTCTAAAAGGAATACACTAGATTGGTAGTCAGAGGTAATGAGACGAATTGAGCCTGAAAATTGAATTCCAGTTTCTAgggttttcaaaataattgacttgaattgggggaaattcaattgaatatttttttctgctaataatttttttaaaactttaaatatttgacagatgggccgggtcagcacaagatacgatagatataaaaaagtgcatccgttaacagtacatatgaaacataaacagaaaaaaaggactaaagtattaacatactcatcactcataattcaagtaaaaagtttaaagtacaaagtaaagtaaaaaggaatgtattaagaaatattcagatgtaatttacaaaaaaaaggtagaggggctgcaaaagagaaaaaaaaaataagagtggaccgagctactgccactgactttctcgtgacggcgccatcttggggaaaaaaaaacattatttggacaacgtcagcggacCGGATATAAAAAATGCCAaacgggccagatctggcccgcgggccgtagtttgctctACTTTAagcgcaatattcgagggattaccgcATTGCTGTGTTGTAATTcagcacaagaaaaaaaatggcaatgtttGTTACATCATAGAGGCAATTTAACAGACAGGATTACGAATTTCTCAGAATGACTAGACTTCATTTACCAGGACGAGGacgcaccattttttttttttacacataacACAATACAGTCACAAAGAGAATATGAACATGAGGGCGGTGGGGGAGGAATTTCTTCATTTATGTAATAAAGGAGCTAATGCTCTCTCTTTCCGAGAGTGGGAACCTAGCAGGGAACACTCGAAAGAAGTGGGGGAGGTGAGGCGTTAACTGtcaggagggagaaaaaaaatggtgtgtgAGTGAgaatgatgaggaaaaaaaaaataagagagacATGACAATGGGGGCGGGGGTACTACTGattcatgcacatacacactatACCACCTCCACGCTCACATACCgtaacacccacacacacattgagaAACAACAGGCAAACGAGGAGGCTGAGAAATTCTTAGTGAATCCAATTTTTCCACATTGTCTTTTCCATATTTCATAGAGTTGAATATagcaaatattcatcaaaaaaatctCAGGATTGCAACAAATTCAGTAGTTACTATTGGTAGATGGTGTGGAAAATTAGTTCTAATGATCGAAACCACTACAAAACATCATGTGAATTCATCATTTGTagtcatagtgtagtggttcattgGCGTAATAACTTCAGTCTAGGCAGTGTGGCAGTGCCattgtaagtgtgaatggttgtttgtctctgcgtgtgccctacgactgactggcgaccagttagggcacgtgtgtcaaagcggcggcccgggggccaaacttggcccgccgcatcattttgtgtggcccgggaaagtaaatcatgagtgtcgactttctgttttagtatcaaattaaaatgaagagttatAAGGTTAAGCAGTGTAGAAAATTAATGAGTGGACTTTTTTAAAGACTAAATGTGAATGAATGTAACatagtagtatttgttttgCATGTTGGTGAATTCAGATAAATCAATTTCCAGAGGAAATTCGGTTGTACCTGCTACTAATGTTTTTCTTGCTTTTGCTCTTCCTTTTcaaactttctctctcttggCTGCTGATGAAAGGTGGTAGAGAAGCATAGCCATGCTCAGCTTCTGCAAAGCACATAAgtataccccaaaaaaaaatgaataccacAATATGCTTTTCATATATTTAGCATTCAATGACCATTTTTGCAAACTTGGGTAAAAGCCCAGTTAGAGCATCCCCATTTTCTGCtgtattttttcctctctgcCTGGACAATGATGTCATCTTGAACTGGAATAAACCCCTCTAGAAAACCACAACAGCAGGAAAGGAGgagctatctttttttttaaaaataaaaaacaatgccTGTGGGCACATCCCACTGAACCttacattattaaaataaaaatggcaaacaCCAGCAATTGCATTAGAGAGATTCCCCTTAGCTTTATGCATTCATTGAACGCATATCCATGGCTATAAACCCATTTTGGAGGTTAGTGGTACATTCCAGtgcaatgtttttcaaaataaacatgtcGCGATTGgtgtcaacaataataaaaacgaGATCAGGGTCACGAATCGTCGTTGTTTTAACAGGATAAATGCACAAATACGACTCATAAAGGGGGATGGGTCTCACTGCATATTACCAATGCATAAAATCAATAACAAATGAGAATGAAATCATAATACTGACCTCGTTCTCGGCGATCAAGATACTCGGCAGCTTCGATGAGCATCTGGACCATTCCGATAGCCGTCATATTCAAGCAATATCACTGATATTTGAATAATCCGATGAGGAATCCCGTGGCTGTACACAACCTGCTCTTCGTccacgcgcgcgcacacacacacaagcacgcgCACAGACACACACGACAGCTTTCTGCTCTGACAGTGGCTGCTATTTTAAGGCTAGTGTGTGCGTGTCTCGACGACTAAGTATCAAAAGGGTTATAGAAAACTTCAATATGCCACGAAATAAGGCAAAAACACACTTTCCACCCTGATTATTTGTCGAAAATGCCAACTGAAGTGGTTCGGGTTAATATTGTAGCGTTTAGCTGCTCTGGTAAATACTGCTTTATAGAAAAGGGATGCTTTACTATTTTCGAGAAAACCTAGAAATGTACTTTACAGGCAGTTTTAAGTATTGTTTGACGCATGAAAAAATATTCTCGATCAATCTGGAAAACGAGGAGAAATCGAGTCGATGCTATCATCAACATAAGTTTGTTTACGAGTTCGTTGACGTCTAGCCGATGCTATTTCTGGGCCTATCGAGCACAAATATTGGCCTCGTTAAGTAAATTACGGGGAAATAAAGCAAGTTAGGCGTTTACCCGACGATGTCATCCAACCTTATGAGTTGAAGGATGTGTTGATAGCTTGTTCTTGTGCTAGTTCATCGCTGATCACGCGATTCGTGTCTGGTCAAACGTTTAAAGCCACAAATGTCAGCGAGCGTAAATCTAGCTGTCGCGTCCTGTATGCTGGTTTCTGTATAAAGCATAAACAGAAAACATTTAATTACTGTATTCCATGGTTCGATGTGATTGCTTATTGGAAATAGCACTGATACTTCTATTGGGCATTGAATTTGTCAATCATTACAGGTGGTCAGCGTCCACAGAAACTGATGtccttgtcggccattttggttcCGCACACGATAGCTTTGTTCGTTGGTGGAGCCACAATGAAGGCCGCAAAGCCGGACTACCATTGGTTGAATTATGTTAAATCCAGTTGATCATTTGCCAGCATTTTGACTCATACCGCCCCTTGGTAACGCCCATGGAGGCATGCTGTATCGCTGTGTAGCGTTGCGATTGGCTCTTGCAGTGTTGTCTTGGTTTGTGGTCCTGGATTTGTTCCATGCGCTCTTTAGTTTGCTCCTCCTGTAAATTCATTTGCGCATGCGCGTCACTCTTGGTTCCTAAGACTCACGTTTGCCGGAAATGACGTACCAAAGTCTTTACAACCAGAATGTATACCCACTGGTCTCAAACAACGTtattactgttaaatatttatacatttaaaatgtacttcACAGTACTTGAATGTTATGGAGATTATGTATGATGCAAGTAGTCATACTAACATTTATcatacaaaaaacatcatttatctAGGATAGTTTCATTATTTAATTTCTGAGTTGACTTTACTGCATGCAGATTTTTGTCAGACAACCGAAATTGCAACATGACCAGTAATTACTTTAAAACCgacttatgttttattttagttgAATAACATAACTACACTTAGAACTCCAAAGCATCATAAGGCTTGACAAAAATCATGTTTATAATAAAACATGCACGGTGTAATAGAAGCACCAATAACTAACTTAAATTTCTTACAATTTCTGCATCCCACCTAACAtaagatttcaaaataaaacgaaaaaaaatcaacaaatgtaTACTTCACGAAAACAGCGACAGCCGAGCTTCATGCGATGAAGTCCAGAGGTCTGTTAAACCCACCCTTCCTGTTCATGTATTGCCtagaaaataaatatcaaagaaaaaaatacattacatcaCTGTTACCCTCGCAACACTCGCAGATGACATCATCGAGCACCAATAGGGGAGCTAGAATCTCTGCATAGAAACACCTGCAAAGGTGATTGGCTATATTGACAATAGCCGTAATAGTGCTTAAACTGTAATAACTCCCCTTTTTCAACAGGCATGTCATATCATacctgtattttcttttcatggTTGTATTGATGGCATAAGCATTGGTAGCTGAATCACTTTTCTTCCCCTGATTGAAAACAGAACATATCTTGTCCAAATCTGACATTTGATCTGAATTTAGCAGAAACTACTCATCATTATAATAAAGGAGAGGAACATGTGGACAAAATGTGTGTTAACTTCCTTGTGGTTTCACATCATAAAAACTCACCTTAGTAGAATCAAATGTTGAAAACCCCATTAGTTTCATCATCTCAATTTCTTCTTCAGTTTTGCCTTGCATGTCCTCAGCTGTTAAACACAATGTTTAATTATATAGAATGTCCGCAGTTTAAGTTTCATTTGCTTGAAAATTGATTACCTTGTAAAATACAACCGAATATATTATATAGTCAACAAAGGATTCATTCAAACCTGGAAAAACCAAACTATCCTGATCTTATTTCCTAAAGATATGCTCCACAATAATATTCTTTATACCTGAAATTTGAATAGGCTTGGATGACTTCTCTTTACGGTCATCATCACGCCTGTCTTTTTGCCTCATAGGAGAGAGGGAGTTGGAGCGAGGGCGTCGAGGTGACCTGAAAAGGAAATAAGACAGCTGCAGGAAGGGTTATCACAACTATTGACTGTAGAAATCAATGCAAATAAtgaaaagaagaataaaaatgccACCGTTTGTGTTAAGATGGACGCTATGTCACAAAATACTCTGCAATCTATGACCCACCACCCATATGCTTTAAacgacattaaaaaatattttatctagcGTGAGTGTGCCCCAGCGCACTACAGGCTGAAGGCTGTGCATGCATGACCTCTCCTGGCAAATTCCTAACCTACAGGAGGCAGCCCTCTACTGGCTATCTCCTAACTATAATTCTGCTATCAATGCCccgataaaaaagaaataaaggtcTTCTAGGATTGATAGATACTGCTCCAGGGCTTCAATACAATTGGTTCACTAATGATGGAGGGTTAGGCCTTCAAAGTTGCCATACATAGGATTTTTGTTGTGAAATGAGGCGAATTTAATTTCTTGAAGGGccacaattaaaaaatgatgaagtcattttgtgtttttaacataaaagtattgaaaaaggcaattatacaaaaaaaccttCACCTCGAACGCCGCCTGTGGGGAGATCGTGAGCGACTTCTCCGGCGTTCTCTGTCACGATCTCGTGAACGATCTCGCTCCCTTCTCCTTCTATCACGTTCTCGGGAAGTTGAACGTCTCCTCTCTGTAGACAAGAGAATTAAGTTTTACATAAAGATACAACTGTAGGCCTTCCTCACACAAAAGTGCAGAAAATTCAACACTGGAGTATTAAAAAGTCACAACCTTGAGATTGGTTATTGGTTATGCCTGAAGATTAGGGAATTTATgttttaaaagaatattaatttCTGTGCGATGATTTTAAGTTTGGCTAAAGGTCACTTAAACCCAAACACAGTCTGGCTATCTATAAACACACGTATAGATGAAAGTAGCAGCATAGAAAAAGTAACAACTGAAATGTCATCTTGTTTTAAGTATACAATAAATTAATATAGTAACCATAGTTATTtgtagatatatattttatataggtAGTTTGAAAACTACTTGTATTTACGTTTACTTACTTACAATTGCCAAAACACAGCACATCCGAACAACAGGAAGCCAATGTTAGAAAACGTGAATGtttgatttgaaaaaataaattcgGAAAAACGCATTAAATACACGGCATTATGTAGCATAAGTTAATATATAATCGTAATGTATATTAGCACGTTTCTAGCACCTTCCTCCTCAATCGaccaatgcaaaaaaaggtacaaaatCATTACATTCAGATTCTTACCACGCCTTGGAGGAGTTCGACTCCTGCTTCTTCCCATTTTAACCAGTCAAATGTTTCGTCAAAATATAGCAAGAAAATATCGTAAAAGGAGCGGAAAGCCGCTAAATTCGATATTTATTTTGATGCTTTCTTACGTTCACCACCACCAGTGAGAAGGTTCCGCTTTAGCTTGTGACAACTTCCGTCTAGCATATTTAAGGAGAGCGCCCTCTGTCGACTCGGGGCGGACCTGCTTAACAACCACCGATGACGTCAGGACAGCAGTCAATATTCAGGATTAATTACTTACCTAAAACCTAAGTTTTAATAGGCATATTCCAGAATTATAAGACAAGAATTTCTTTTGAGTACCCACAATTTTGGTATGATTACCAAACTGAAAAGCAAAATAAGTGTTCCATTAGTTGACTTGAAATTAAACTTTAATGACATATATGGTAGACTTGCAACATTCAcataaatattgtaatataaatTAATCTAAATCATAAGTAAACTTCGCATCAGCATTCCCTTTGCATCAACTGATTTAAAACGTAAAGCAAGACTGGAGATCAtttgcatacacatacatggaAAATGGGGAAAGTGGAATGTTTCAGTGCCTTCAGTGTTTTCACGATTCTTCGAGCTGCAATTACAAGCATATTAAATAGCCTCATTTGTATTCTTGCAAGACAGTATGACTTTACCCAGCTTCCCTTTTCTTCATTGTAATTCCTGCAGTTAAAACATTTAGTCCAAGATGTACAATAAACAGCATTCAGAGCACAATCAGTAGCTATCAGTATACACTTCTACATGTAATATAATACATGTGCTCACATATACAATACACCTGCAATATCAATGTGATGTTTAAAACTAAACCATTACAAGTTGTTGTGATAGATCCAAGTGCTTTTTCTGGGAATCCTAAAGGGGCAATTTATGAGATGTGAATCCAATTGAGAAAGTGTTAATAGTGGTTATAAATCAAATGTAGgtgaaaatacatgaatataaaGTGTAATGAGTAGTAGAAGTAATGGGTTGGAGTCTACCCAATTAttctttaaagccaaaaaacgTAAGTGTTACCACAGTCAATATATCTGTCATTAGTTTGCTATTGACTGTGTTTACACCGATCTGCAGTGATCACTGTCTGTTACTGCATTATACACAAAAAGCATTTCACAGCAAAATACTATTGAGATCTGACAAGGACCAACTCAAGTTTCCACCTTTTCTTTCTGCTTCTTGCTCTTTTTCAGGAACGACGGCGGCTTgaacttctttttcttcttcgacGGGGACTTGCAGGGCGAACCTTCAGGTGTTTCTCCCTGTGGTTTGGCGGGTGTAGCGACCGGAGTGGAGGAATCGTTTGTGGAGAGAGCTTTCATCCCTTTTTCCAAATCTTCAGCCTGCTTCTCTTCTTCACCTCCATTCTGGATGACGGGTGATCCGGTCTTTGTGTCTCCTGCTCACAGGGttgttcccccccaaaaaaatgcaaataaaaagaaaacatttcctTAATTAGTACAAAAGTCTGCAGTGGTGTTGAGGCAGCAAAGCATTAATTTACATCAGTATATCTGATTGCAGATGAGCATGCGCGCTTCGCGAGATGTGGACGGTTTCTGTACTTACTAGTGAGACAAGACCAGAGCACCACAGGAGTGCCCTATGAATCATTCGCAGAGTAACACAGAaaaggacagacagacagaggaaCACAAGTACAGGAGATACAGTGGGTACAGGGACAGATGGATCTCTATCAACACTGATGACTTTGTTAGCAGAACATTGGGGGCCTTAAGAGTTAATACGCAATCCGTCCGTGGCTCGAGTTGCTAAACTCAGACAGTTAACTATTATAACTTCCTTTGACTGTCAAAaatatgtggggaaaaaacacaaacaatggcGGCATTGAGCTATTATGGTAAATTCATGCGATGAAAGAAATGATCACAGCGGGATTGAACGCTTGAAAGCGAGCAAAAACGTACGGCAGTGCCTTGAGATAAGttttgtgctaaaaaaaaacaatgtttggcTGATTTGTGGGCTAAACTTAGCTATGTTCAGGCCATGACAGAAGATATATTTCTAAAAGGAAGGGAGTACGTTTTCTAATGCCAAATCTGGTTCAAATTCTCTTTCAAACCAAAATGtaggacaaagaaaaaaaacattggcatgCTCATTTTTGGACTGTTTTTAGTTCCGAGCATGGTGATCTCACAAATGAAAGCCATATCTCAAAgctccaccttttaaatcaaatgaaCTTATCCTAAATTTAGTCGAATCTTTATAAAACGGGACAATGTTCTGCCTGTGGCCACTTTCACTTCACAAGGTCACCAATATTTAAGAATAAATGATTAGTTCTACTATAACTGTCTTCACTGTTTAAGAGTGGGAATCTACAGGTACTTGTGTATAAAGTTCTATcatacctatttttttttaatgatcttgCACTATAAGTAGGAACATCCCACTTTCCAAACAGTTGGTGACTACTTGGAGTAGTAACAAGCGCATCAGTGACCATTTAAAGCATGAGAATGTAAAAGCAGGAGAGCCGAATCGCTAAGAATTGCTCATGGAAGACTTCGGCAGGCAGCCGGGTCACGAAGCCACGTTGCATGGCATGCAAGGCAAGCAGTAGAATACAACTCCAAAGCCTCACCTGAGAGGGTGGAGTGGTTAGGCTGAGGGCCATTTGTGGGAGAGGTAGCAGGGGACACATCATTTGCCACCTCTTCCCCTACTTACACAAAGCACACATATAGTTACACGCTAGCTAACACTTCATTTCTCATTAGTGGAGAAACTCGGGCTGAGAGGCAAAGAAACGTATTTAAGACTGAAGAAAATGTCCGAAATAGTAATTATCAATACCGTGGTACTTGTATAGCGATACTCAGGGATTTGCTATCAAGTATAACCATGAACCTAATCTAAAATGTACGTATATCGGCAGGATATTTATCACAGTAGGCCATATTAAAAGGAACAGGGACATTCCAAAGAGGAATACATCAAGAATGATCCATTTGAGGAACCCACCAAAATGTCATAAGACTAAACATACTTTTATTAAGTGCAAATTCTAGTCGAATTAAACCTACCATCAGGCCCAATGTCTTGTTTCTTCTGCACCTCTATGCGGTAGTCCTCTAGCTCCTGGTCTGTCAGTTGATTAAAGGGGTTGGGCATTTCAGGCTCTAGTGGGAGTTCAGGTGGGCTGACTGGTGACTAAtgcagacaaaaataaaattctacCTCTTAGCAGAAGGAAACCATGTTGCCCTCAGCGTAATAGCAATCCAATGCAACTAAGAACAATAATCACTCCCTTGGtggataaatgtttttaaactgACTGATATTATTTAGAACACAACAGTAAGTATAAAAACTGCTTTACCGGAGGGCCATCATCCGTTGACACACTGGCAAGGACCTGAGACTGTGGCCCTGCTGTCTTTAAGTCTTGACGATTCTGCTGTCGGATCTGTGGCGGAAGCATAAGACAAATCAATAATGTCGAACTTAAGCACCGGCATGTGGTTCACAGTTAAACCATTTGTACCTTGTTCCGTGTCTCGATCACTTCTCGAGGGTTCGTAAAAAGAGGCACAAACTGGCTTGAGTTTTCTATCTTGATCGCTGTACTACCAGCTTGTGTCATTTCCTCTGTCTTCATCCACTGAAGGAAAGaaacaacacttaaataaaattaacacataaaaatccaaacattttaaCTTCATAAGAGTAGTGCTTCCATCGTGTATTTCATCTCCCCCCCCTTAAAAGTAGTGATATTTTCTGCCAGTAGAGGGCAAATTCTGGACTGCAGTAAATACTTGCTTCTCTGCATTGCAGTGTGGGAGAACTAGGGAGACCATTCAATTGCTCTTTTGCCTGACCTCGGGAAAAAGTCAACATGGGATTGATTCCCACTCTGTGTCAGTgagaatggtcgtctgtctctaagtgt comes from the Stigmatopora nigra isolate UIUO_SnigA chromosome 22, RoL_Snig_1.1, whole genome shotgun sequence genome and includes:
- the LOC144215543 gene encoding U4/U6.U5 small nuclear ribonucleoprotein 27 kDa protein-like; protein product: MGRSRSRTPPRRERRRSTSRERDRRRRERDRSRDRDRERRRSRSRSPHRRRSRSPRRPRSNSLSPMRQKDRRDDDRKEKSSKPIQISAEDMQGKTEEEIEMMKLMGFSTFDSTKGKKSDSATNAYAINTTMKRKYRQYMNRKGGFNRPLDFIA